The Amycolatopsis viridis genome window below encodes:
- a CDS encoding enoyl-CoA hydratase family protein has product MPIIPATRDDGIHVVTVDYPPVNALPVAAWHDLAEAITEAGRDERTHVVVLRAEGRGFNAGVDIKEMQHTSGFHALLGANRGCYQAFKAVYECPVPVVAAVQGFCLGGGVGLVGNADTIIASDDAYFGVPEVDRGALGAATHLARLVPPHLMRTLYYTSRTITAEQLLTHGSVLEVVPRADLDEAALRVAAEIAAKDPRVIRAAKEALNGIDPVDVNHSYRFEQGFTFELNLAGVADEHRDRFVEQGR; this is encoded by the coding sequence ATGCCCATCATCCCGGCGACCCGGGACGACGGCATCCACGTCGTCACCGTGGACTACCCGCCCGTCAACGCACTGCCCGTGGCCGCGTGGCACGACCTCGCCGAGGCGATCACCGAGGCCGGCCGCGACGAGCGCACCCACGTCGTCGTGCTGCGCGCCGAAGGACGCGGTTTCAACGCCGGCGTGGACATCAAGGAAATGCAGCACACCTCCGGGTTCCACGCGCTGCTCGGCGCCAACCGCGGCTGCTACCAGGCCTTCAAGGCGGTCTACGAGTGCCCGGTCCCGGTCGTCGCCGCCGTACAGGGGTTCTGCCTCGGCGGCGGGGTCGGGCTGGTCGGCAACGCGGACACGATCATCGCCAGTGACGACGCCTACTTCGGGGTGCCCGAGGTCGACCGCGGCGCGCTCGGTGCGGCCACCCACCTCGCGCGCCTCGTGCCGCCGCACCTCATGCGCACGCTCTACTACACGAGCCGCACGATCACGGCCGAGCAGCTGCTCACGCACGGTTCGGTGCTCGAGGTCGTGCCGCGAGCGGATCTGGACGAGGCCGCGCTGCGCGTCGCCGCGGAGATCGCGGCGAAGGACCCCCGCGTGATCCGCGCGGCGAAGGAGGCGCTGAACGGCATCGACCCGGTCGACGTCAACCACAGCTACCGCTTCGAGCAGGGCTTCACCTTCGAGCTGAACCTCGCCGGCGTGGCCGACGAGCACCGCGACCGGTTCGTGGAGCAGGGTCGGTGA